One segment of Anopheles stephensi strain Indian chromosome 3, UCI_ANSTEP_V1.0, whole genome shotgun sequence DNA contains the following:
- the LOC118508833 gene encoding spore wall protein 2-like, with amino-acid sequence MEIPCKGGRHLSSSSSSSSSRSTLLIVLLVAISIRPCVATFFWLRPAPTDSPISGDPPNGWRPPALVPGAILPPGGSDGPKKPQGSSQDLLRLPQILCNYAATGRWPSYPPYLQAAIVDLGRHVFALDDPGVRQYCVNYVRIGFVRRPCCAYPVYPIYIMPGGKTTTDTSIETDVVTGITSVPDEADEGAQGGDGDEDGDGEGEEDDDGDGEEDGEEDGDGDEDEGNEEGDGEDGEDDDEDGDDDGEEDGYGDGGEEDGDGDGGDEDGSEEGDEGGDDDGEGEGDGDGEEDGDGEENGDGEENGEGDAEEDGEGGEEEGGGEGEEGDEGETEEGEGEEEEGSEGGEGEGEEGDGGEGGHPGHIGSLYPYFRNPGDGGETSGSEREQEDRSVFFCHILTAVPILCAVR; translated from the exons ATGGAAATACCTTGTAAAGGTGGTCGGCATctttcgagcagcagcagcagcagcagcagcaggagcactTTGCTAATTGTGCTGCTGGTCGCCATCAGCATCCGGCCGTGTGTTGCCACCTTCTTCTGGCTACGCCCAGCGCCCACCGACTCCCCAATATCGGGCGACCCACCGAACGGTTGGCGACCGCCGGCGTTGGTACCGGGCGCGATCCTTCCGCCCGGTGGCTCCGATGGGCCTAAGAAACCGCAAGGGAGCTCTCAGGATTTGCTACGCTTGCCTC AGATCCTTTGCAACTATGCGGCGACCGGTCGTTGGCCGTCTTATCCACCGTACCTGCAGGCAGCCATCGTTGACCTTGGCCGGCACGTATTTGCCCTCGATGACCCCGGTGTACGCCAGTACTGTGTCAATTACGTACGGATTGGCTTCGTCCGGAGACCCTGCTGTGCCTACCCAG TGTATCCAATTTACATAATGCCCGGTGGAAAAACTACTACGGACACTTCGATCGAGACGGATGTGGTGACAGGTATTACCAGTGTACCGGATGAGGCAGATGAAGGTGCGCAGGGTGGTGATGGAGACGAAGATGGCGATGGAGAGGGCGAAGAGGATGACGATGGAGATGGTGAAGAAGATGGAGAAGAGGATGGTGATGGAGACGAAGATGAAGGAAATGAGGAAGGCGATGGAGAAGATggagaagatgatgatgaagatggtgatgacgatggagAAGAAGATGGTTATGGAGATGGAGGAGAAGAAGATGGTGATGGCGATGGAGGGGATGAAGATGGCAGCGAAGAAGGAGATGAAGGGGGAGATGACgatggagaaggagaaggtgATGGCGATGGAGAAGAAGATGgcgatggagaagaaaatggcgatggagaagaaaatggcgAAGGAGATGCAGAGGAAGATGGAGAaggtggagaagaagaaggtggtggagaaggagaagaaggagaCGAAGGAGAAacagaagaaggagaaggagaagaagaagaaggtagtGAAGGAGGCGAAGGAGAAGGTGAAGAAGGAGATGGTGGAGaag GTGGCCACCCGGGACACATCGGTTCCCTGTATCCGTACTTCCGAAAccccggtgatggtggtgaaacTAGTGGCAGCGAACGCGAACAAGAAGATCGGTCCGTGTTCTTCTGCCACATCCTCACCGCCGTGCCGATATTGTGCGCCGTCCGCTAA